A genomic window from Fusarium verticillioides 7600 chromosome 5, whole genome shotgun sequence includes:
- a CDS encoding homoaconitate hydratase, producing the protein MDNQDTDQVYPGSMTYESNVSKELMENACMRSYDPDFQKVIRPNDILASGNGFGCGSSRE; encoded by the coding sequence ATGGACAACCAGGATACCGATCAGGTCTATCCGGGATCGATGACCTATGAAAGCAATGTGTCCAAGGAACTTATGGAAAATGCTTGCATGAGGAGCTACGACCCGGATTTTCAGAAAGTTATTCGGCCAAACGACATTCTCGCTTCTGGGAATGGCTTTGGGTGCGGTTCTTCTCGCGAGTAG